The following is a genomic window from Malus sylvestris chromosome 12, drMalSylv7.2, whole genome shotgun sequence.
AAACGTGATCATGCTCTTCTCTTTTGTAAAAATATAAGGAGAAATTGCTTTCGGAAAAGTGCATGGCAATTGTTTTGGAGCgttaataacaattctcaaATTTAATAATGTATTTAAGATCCTTATCCCAGTTCCGAGTTAGATAATCTTATGTTTGGATTCTTAAACCTACATGTATTTACATGTCTGTGGCAGAGGAACTGCAATAACATTGAAAAACATGCTGGTAACATCATTTCCCGGGATCGATGTAATACTGGCAAACCACCACCCTCCCCTTCCAAGACGCCTGCTGAGCAAACTGGTACCggttgttcaagtaggaatcatcggGACTATAATGGCCGGAAAACATGTTTTCTCAAGGCTGGGGATAACGACGCCACCTCCTTGGTACCAGACCCTGCAAGCAAATAGGTTTGGCAGTATGGCAAGCACTTGGCTTTTGGGAAACTTCATCCAATCCTTCCTTCAAAGCACAGGAGCGTTTGAAGTGTATTGTAATGGTGAATTGGTATAACTCTACCCTATTCTTCTTGATCGAGTTATATGTCGAAATTTCTCCATTTCTGTCTCTGCTAGCTGCTCATCGTTTTTGAATCTTGTCGGACGTAGGTCTTCTCGAAGCTGAAGGAGCAGAGGTTCCCCAGTGAAACTGAGTTGAGGGATCTCGTCGGAAAGAAGCTTGGAGGAGGGGTCTGGCCTTAGTGCCTTTCGGTAGGTGACGTTTTTTACCTCTACATGATCGACATAACCCGATTTTTGGTTTGATATGGCCGCAAGCTTGCCGTGCTGTTTGTACGCTTTCCATAAGATATTAACATGTATGAATTGCCACACTAAAGAATAACCACAGTTGTTcataacattttctttttcttcctaatatTTTGGTACAATTATGAATGCAAAGAAAAATGCGTCCGGCGATGTTTCTCAAGCCTAGCAAGATAAATTACTTTGTATCAAGGATTACAAGGACATGAGGTGGCAATTCTATGCATTGTAGAACAAGAACGACCTCTTGGATATCTTCCTGATCACACTGCAGGTGGTTTTCTTAACTGAATGACATCGCCTTCCGGGTATTGCAGAAGGATTCTCACACCAGGACAGGGATATTCAAATCTGATGTCATAAAtctgaacctttttttttttttcaaatttgccACCATTTTCGAGCTTCCAATGTCTTCACAAGCTCGTTTGCCAGTGATGCGAAGTCTTCAGCCCCATTCTGCAGATCTTCAGTACGCCGGCTGATTTTCTGATAAAAGTTTAATTCGGGGATTAGACAGAGAAAAGGAAACTAGTAAGTTTAAGAGTCATTTTAACATTTGCTAGTTGAAGGTGTGCAACCTAGAAGAACAAACTTAGATTAGAAATGAAATATTGTTCATGTAATTGGCTTGGATCATGATAGCAATCTTTTATCAATAAACATATGAACTCGTTTTTGGACCCACAAAAAGAAACGCAAAGAAATCAAGAAAAAAATAGTTTGTGAGGTTTCTGCTAAAATTAGTTTACAAGCAAATCGTATATCCGAAGGTAATAGTTTGTAAACCCGCCCAATGACTTTTTTCACAACATTCTCCACTTAACAAAAGATAAAATGAGCAGCAGTAAGCTCCTTCAATTGACTGAATCCCGTGAAACCATTTCATAGAAGTTCATTGATATCTTCTTTTTATAAAGCAAATCGAGAAAACTCTTTTGTGAACTAACATAGTAGATATCCTACCTCAAGTTTTTCTTGCCTTTCCATGAGCTTATTTCGCGCTTGAGAAGCCGCAGATGAAGCACCCTGAAATGAGTTCTTACCAGATCAGAGAAGACAATTAATTTATAGAGTAAGTTCTCTATCACCCAAACTATCATCATCATGTGAATATACCTCAGCCTTTCTATATTTAGCTCTAATTTCTTCGGCCGTTCTAACTCTGGGCTTTGTATCGCCAGTACCACCTTCAAATAACTTTTCCCTTTCTGATTCCCCTTCTACAGCACAACAATTAAATGACACTGTTATTGCATTTACTATTTTtttacagaaaaataaaaacacaggTCGAATATTATAAAAGGTTTACCTCTCTTTTTATCTTTGACATCATGTGGTGACGAAGTAGATGCGACATATAGAGGTTCATCAATTTCAATGTCATCTATATTAAAATCATGAACTGAGTTAACAATCAACAAGGAGAGATGCAGAAAGGACGAATACGTGGAGATAGGATAGCACAAAACCTATATTAAGCTCCACAACTTCTTGATGGTCTACAGGCGGGGATGGTTCTGACAGTTGGGACTTTGAAAATGTGCCCTCTAAACGATCGAAAGTTGATTTAAGAACTGCTGCAGGATCTCCACTCTGGACCATTTTTCCTCCCTTAAAGCCCTTGACAATACCACCTAAAATCCCAGATGCAGTACCCTGTTTCCAAATGACACcttataagtgaaaaataaTCCCTTCTACGCCAAAACTTAAACCTAATGCAACTACATTTTGGTTTTCCACAAACCTGTTTTTTCTTCTGATTCACAGAGACACTGAGT
Proteins encoded in this region:
- the LOC126592403 gene encoding selT-like protein — protein: MDRALLVLVGLSIFLFCTDIFNIFTPKPPKTTTHYPLLDADDPHQADPQLEQLLQEPLKFPTHQKSNGFGGVGIGSTINIDFCTSCSYRGTAITLKNMLVTSFPGIDVILANHHPPLPRRLLSKLVPVVQVGIIGTIMAGKHVFSRLGITTPPPWYQTLQANRFGSMASTWLLGNFIQSFLQSTGAFEVYCNGELVFSKLKEQRFPSETELRDLVGKKLGGGVWP